Proteins from a genomic interval of Gammaproteobacteria bacterium:
- a CDS encoding dockerin type I domain-containing protein, protein MTASSGFTPFGAQADSDSDGVPDYADNCLKIPNPDQLDSDGDGYGNICDGDLNNDNMTNSLDLGLFKRAFGPTSTANDDLKDAADFNGDRRVNSLDLGTFKKLFGLPPGPSGLN, encoded by the coding sequence ATGACTGCATCGAGTGGGTTCACGCCGTTCGGTGCGCAGGCGGACAGCGACTCCGACGGGGTGCCTGACTATGCCGATAATTGCTTAAAGATTCCTAACCCGGACCAGCTCGACAGCGACGGTGACGGATATGGCAACATCTGCGATGGCGACCTGAACAATGACAACATGACCAACTCGCTCGATCTGGGGCTGTTTAAGCGGGCCTTCGGGCCGACCTCAACTGCCAATGATGACCTTAAGGATGCCGCTGATTTCAATGGCGACCGCAGGGTAAATTCCCTCGACCTGGGTACGTTCAAGAAGTTGTTCGGTCTACCGCCGGGTCCGTCGGGGTTGAATTGA
- a CDS encoding outer membrane lipoprotein-sorting protein encodes MWKYNYKYLRDETCEGQPCFERERYLANKYSGYKRQVVWMDKATCHPWKIDYYGRKDSLLKAPTIKGYKKYLNKRQSQARALTMNYLHTSFRWGKARLFLMSAAALFLCGNGGLPLSAIAGEDRKPLPLPEAGRRSLSLPGEDRKPLPLPEEGRRSLSLPREDRKPLSLPEAGERAPLTLPSIRGRERFLSSTVKPKPSPSPSPSPSESRLTGFYQNDLAYAYVDNNHWSRFNNMLDLATQGNTAGGVAWKLGGRVNYDPIYDLTDYYPQAVRKDQRFEAMIREAYADFSAGGWDFRLGRQHIIWGEMVGLFFADVVSAKDMRQLVLPDFDIIRIPQWAARTEYFQGDFHAEGVWIPYMTYDNIGKPGAEFYPFNPPAIPGFQTVIAPEKKPTSLDDMAYGTRLSYIKGGWDVSSFYYTANDPSAAFSRQIALLTTPTITYQPIHKRIHQIGATLGKDLGPMVLKAEAIYTKDKLFNTTNAADADGLVKQDMLDYIVGLEWSFPQETRFNMQLFQRWFPNHDAGIVPGKTESGISLLLSSQALHPKLEPKMLLVRSLNRGDWSAQLKLTWKLDGNWRLATGADFFEGPPTSLFGQFNTRDRVYTEVRYSF; translated from the coding sequence TTGTGGAAATATAATTACAAATATTTGCGCGATGAAACCTGTGAAGGCCAGCCCTGCTTTGAGCGGGAGCGCTATCTGGCCAACAAATATTCCGGTTACAAGCGCCAAGTGGTATGGATGGACAAGGCCACGTGTCACCCATGGAAAATCGATTATTATGGCCGCAAGGACAGTTTGCTGAAAGCGCCGACTATCAAAGGCTATAAAAAATACCTTAACAAGAGACAGTCTCAAGCGCGCGCGTTGACAATGAACTACCTACACACGAGTTTTCGCTGGGGTAAAGCCCGCCTCTTCTTAATGAGCGCCGCCGCACTATTTTTGTGCGGCAACGGGGGGTTACCACTGTCTGCCATTGCTGGGGAAGACCGCAAGCCGCTGCCTCTTCCCGAAGCAGGTCGCAGGTCACTGTCTCTTCCCGGGGAAGACCGCAAGCCGCTGCCCCTTCCCGAAGAGGGCCGCAGGTCGCTGTCCCTTCCTCGGGAAGACCGCAAGCCGTTGTCTCTTCCCGAGGCCGGAGAACGTGCGCCGCTGACATTGCCCAGTATTAGAGGGAGAGAACGGTTTCTTTCATCGACGGTGAAACCGAAGCCGTCACCGTCACCGTCACCGTCACCTTCTGAGTCGCGCCTGACCGGTTTTTATCAAAATGATCTGGCTTATGCCTATGTCGACAACAATCACTGGTCCAGATTCAACAACATGCTCGACCTTGCTACTCAGGGCAACACGGCAGGCGGGGTGGCGTGGAAGTTGGGAGGGCGCGTCAATTATGACCCGATCTACGACCTCACTGACTACTACCCCCAAGCGGTGCGCAAAGACCAGCGTTTCGAGGCCATGATCCGTGAGGCCTATGCAGATTTTTCTGCTGGCGGCTGGGATTTCCGTTTGGGCCGACAGCATATCATTTGGGGCGAAATGGTCGGGTTGTTTTTTGCCGACGTGGTGTCGGCCAAGGATATGCGCCAGCTTGTGCTGCCGGACTTCGACATTATCCGCATCCCGCAATGGGCAGCACGGACTGAGTATTTTCAGGGTGATTTTCACGCCGAAGGGGTATGGATTCCCTACATGACTTACGACAACATCGGCAAGCCCGGAGCCGAGTTCTACCCGTTCAATCCGCCCGCCATCCCCGGTTTTCAAACGGTCATTGCCCCAGAAAAAAAGCCCACTAGCCTGGATGATATGGCTTACGGTACACGCTTGTCCTACATTAAGGGCGGCTGGGATGTCTCGAGTTTTTATTATACCGCCAACGACCCATCGGCGGCATTTTCGCGCCAGATTGCGCTGCTGACCACCCCCACCATCACCTACCAGCCCATCCACAAGCGCATCCACCAGATAGGCGCTACACTTGGCAAGGATCTGGGGCCGATGGTGCTTAAGGCCGAAGCGATTTATACCAAGGACAAGCTGTTCAATACGACCAACGCGGCTGATGCGGATGGTCTGGTCAAGCAGGATATGCTGGATTACATCGTCGGGTTGGAGTGGAGCTTCCCGCAGGAAACCCGCTTCAACATGCAGCTCTTTCAGCGCTGGTTTCCCAACCACGACGCAGGCATTGTGCCCGGCAAAACCGAGAGCGGAATATCGCTGCTTCTCAGTAGCCAGGCTCTACACCCCAAGCTCGAACCCAAAATGCTGCTGGTCAGGAGCCTGAACCGCGGCGACTGGTCAGCCCAGCTCAAACTCACCTGGAAACTGGATGGCAACTGGCGGCTTGCAACGGGTGCCGATTTTTTTGAAGGGCCTCCAACCAGCCTGTTCGGACAGTTCAACACAAGAGACCGGGTTTATACCGAAGTGCGCTACAGTTTTTGA
- a CDS encoding ABC transporter ATP-binding protein, with amino-acid sequence MKNESAEAIVEARAVGKEYALGKQTVTALFNVSLMINKGEFMALAGPSGSGKSTLLNLIGCIDTPTSGRILIEGQDISGKTPDELADLRLNTLGFVFQTFNLLPVLSAWENVEYPLLQQRDVDKKTRQERVQHYLNVVGLERYAHHRPNELSGGQRQRVAIARALATRPSIVLADEPTANLDHNTGEGILRLMKDLNQKEGTTFIFSTHDARVMDMADRVIKLADGQIIV; translated from the coding sequence ATGAAGAATGAATCTGCGGAGGCGATAGTCGAGGCTCGAGCAGTCGGCAAAGAATATGCCCTCGGAAAACAAACCGTTACGGCATTGTTCAACGTTTCACTCATGATCAATAAAGGTGAATTCATGGCGCTGGCAGGGCCGTCGGGGAGCGGCAAATCGACTCTGCTCAATCTGATCGGCTGTATTGACACTCCGACCTCGGGGCGCATCCTGATCGAAGGGCAGGACATCAGCGGCAAGACTCCCGATGAGCTGGCCGACCTGCGACTAAACACTCTGGGCTTTGTTTTCCAGACCTTCAATCTGCTGCCGGTATTATCGGCTTGGGAAAATGTCGAATATCCCTTGTTGCAACAGCGTGATGTAGACAAGAAAACGCGGCAGGAACGCGTGCAGCATTATCTGAATGTTGTTGGCCTGGAGCGCTATGCGCATCACCGCCCCAATGAGCTGAGCGGCGGTCAGCGCCAGCGAGTGGCTATCGCGCGCGCCCTCGCCACTCGTCCAAGCATTGTCCTGGCAGACGAACCGACCGCTAACCTTGATCACAATACCGGCGAAGGCATTCTTAGGCTGATGAAAGATCTCAACCAGAAAGAAGGCACGACCTTTATTTTCTCCACACACGATGCGCGAGTCATGGATATGGCCGACCGGGTGATTAAACTGGCTGATGGCCAGATAATCGTATAG
- a CDS encoding FHA domain-containing protein, with protein MTRSASTTARSGGWREHARITLVDGLYFLEDLMRRNDVLLNGEKTQSAQMKSGDKLTMQCFQLEFVADEE; from the coding sequence GTGACCCGGAGCGCGAGTACAACTGCCAGATCAGGGGGTTGGCGCGAGCATGCCCGCATTACTTTGGTCGACGGCCTCTATTTTCTGGAAGATTTGATGCGCAGGAATGATGTCTTGCTGAACGGAGAGAAAACCCAAAGTGCCCAAATGAAAAGTGGTGACAAGCTCACCATGCAATGTTTTCAGCTGGAGTTTGTTGCCGATGAAGAATGA
- a CDS encoding outer membrane lipoprotein-sorting protein, whose product MPFWTIFAVVLLSAFRPALATDNTGSDLSAREMLMRADRIRFPDEGFQVDITITTTEPGSSEDVRAYRILSKGNTQTLVQTTAPAVDRGQILLMRDRDLWAFMPNLSQPIRLPLSQKLTGQVANGDLARANFVGDYEPKLLRTEKIDGVSYHVLQLDAVDSGVTYRQVIYWVNAKNSQPYKAEFYALSGRLLKTGHYQEFRTMGGETRPTRLVIEDTLRPGRRSVLEYRDMVMRDLPDKMFAKDYLKKLSD is encoded by the coding sequence ATGCCTTTCTGGACAATCTTCGCTGTCGTGTTGTTGTCGGCATTTAGGCCGGCACTGGCTACCGACAACACAGGTAGCGATCTTTCTGCGCGTGAAATGCTGATGCGTGCAGACCGTATCCGCTTCCCTGACGAGGGCTTCCAGGTTGACATAACCATCACGACAACCGAACCCGGCTCCTCTGAAGACGTGCGTGCTTACCGAATACTCTCCAAAGGCAACACCCAAACCCTGGTGCAGACGACGGCGCCAGCAGTTGACCGCGGTCAGATTCTGCTGATGCGGGATCGCGACCTGTGGGCTTTCATGCCCAACCTGTCACAGCCAATTCGTTTGCCGCTCTCGCAGAAACTGACCGGCCAAGTTGCTAATGGCGATTTGGCTCGCGCCAATTTCGTGGGTGATTACGAACCTAAACTCCTGCGGACAGAGAAAATAGACGGTGTGTCCTATCACGTTTTACAACTGGATGCCGTCGATAGCGGCGTCACTTATCGTCAGGTGATCTACTGGGTGAATGCAAAAAACAGCCAGCCCTATAAAGCCGAATTCTACGCGCTGTCAGGCCGCTTGCTGAAAACCGGCCACTACCAGGAGTTTCGTACAATGGGCGGGGAAACCCGCCCGACCCGGCTGGTAATAGAAGATACCCTGCGTCCCGGCCGCCGTTCGGTACTTGAATACCGCGACATGGTCATGCGCGATCTGCCGGACAAGATGTTCGCCAAGGATTACCTGAAGAAGCTCAGTGACTGA
- a CDS encoding ABC transporter permease, which yields MFKLAFRNIFRQRLRTALTLAAIITGVIAIIISGGFVEDVFVQLREATIHSRVGHVQILRSGYIEYGRREPSRYMIEQPKDVLDIVQSIPHVQAVMTRVNFSGLANNGRADLPIIGEGIEPGKEARLGTATIIVAGRPLRDGDAFGAVIGEGVAAALHLRPGSFVTLMVNTQEGALNTLEYEVVGVFRTFSKEYDDRAVRISLSSAQELLFTRSVHSAVVLLDDTAATDAVTAIIKSKLEPLGYAVKPWHELADFYQKTEALYRRQFGALQAIILVMLVLSVASTINMVIYERTGEFGTLLALGLRRRQIFKLVLLENALLGLLGSLLGVVIGVALAGIISGIGIPMPPPPGSNAGYTASILLVPWVLVVATLTGALAAVMAAVLPARRASRLPVVDALRHNI from the coding sequence ATGTTCAAACTCGCCTTCCGCAACATTTTCCGCCAGCGTCTGCGCACCGCGCTGACGCTGGCGGCAATCATCACCGGGGTGATCGCTATCATCATCAGCGGCGGTTTTGTCGAAGATGTGTTTGTGCAGTTGCGCGAGGCGACAATCCACTCGCGTGTCGGGCATGTGCAGATTTTACGGAGCGGTTACATCGAATACGGTCGGCGCGAGCCGTCGCGTTACATGATCGAGCAGCCGAAGGACGTGCTGGACATAGTGCAGTCTATTCCGCATGTGCAGGCCGTAATGACCCGCGTTAATTTTTCCGGGCTGGCCAACAATGGCCGTGCCGATTTACCCATCATCGGCGAAGGCATTGAGCCGGGCAAGGAAGCGCGACTGGGAACCGCCACAATTATAGTGGCCGGCCGCCCGTTGCGGGACGGGGATGCATTCGGTGCGGTGATCGGGGAAGGTGTTGCCGCCGCCCTGCACCTGCGCCCCGGCAGCTTCGTGACCTTGATGGTGAATACGCAGGAAGGTGCGCTGAACACACTTGAGTATGAAGTCGTCGGTGTATTCCGCACTTTCTCCAAGGAGTACGATGATCGAGCCGTACGTATTTCGTTGTCATCCGCCCAGGAATTGCTGTTTACCCGGTCGGTACATAGCGCTGTCGTGTTGTTGGACGACACCGCCGCCACCGACGCTGTGACAGCAATCATCAAATCCAAGCTGGAGCCGCTCGGCTATGCCGTGAAGCCCTGGCATGAGCTGGCCGATTTTTATCAAAAGACCGAGGCACTGTACCGGCGCCAGTTCGGGGCGCTGCAGGCCATCATTCTTGTCATGCTGGTTTTGAGCGTGGCCAGCACCATCAATATGGTGATCTATGAACGCACCGGCGAGTTCGGGACCTTGCTCGCACTGGGGCTGCGCCGGCGCCAAATCTTCAAGCTCGTACTGCTCGAAAACGCCCTGCTGGGCTTGCTCGGCAGCCTGCTCGGCGTGGTCATAGGAGTCGCGCTTGCGGGCATAATATCGGGCATTGGCATTCCCATGCCGCCGCCGCCCGGCTCGAACGCCGGCTACACCGCTTCAATTCTATTGGTGCCGTGGGTGCTTGTGGTGGCGACCCTGACTGGGGCGCTGGCGGCGGTTATGGCTGCCGTGCTGCCGGCTCGCCGCGCCTCACGCCTGCCAGTGGTGGACGCGCTGCGCCACAATATTTGA
- a CDS encoding FtsX-like permease family protein, with protein MTNLLIAARNLARNRRRAMVALFTVAAGVIALVLADGFSQWIFWAMREGTIQSQLGHIQVMRPGYLNAGAANPYAYILPERLPQRSAIESTPGIKVVAPRLAVTGLISHGETTVSFVADGVDPRKEAQLSKAFRIMDGHDLSSLAAGEVILGHGLARNLGVSQGATIALLATTSGGGINAVEAKVAGIFTTANQAYDDAALRLPLGLAQSLLRVDGAHAWLVLLEETEQTDHFLEQFRARFPTSANKLEFVPWYQQADFYNKTVALFSQQMNVLRLIIGCIIVLSISNMLVMNVLERTGEIGTLLAIGFKRKKILRLFAIEGLLLGLVGASLGLAVGYGLAELISAIGIPMPPPPGMTEGYTGKIRVTLSVVMNAFLIAFITTALAGLYPAWKASRLQIINALRHNI; from the coding sequence ATGACTAACCTACTGATCGCCGCGCGCAACCTTGCACGCAATCGGCGGCGGGCGATGGTGGCCTTGTTTACGGTGGCCGCCGGTGTTATCGCGCTGGTGCTCGCCGACGGTTTCAGCCAGTGGATTTTCTGGGCCATGCGCGAAGGCACCATCCAGTCCCAATTGGGCCACATTCAGGTCATGCGCCCGGGATACCTCAACGCGGGCGCTGCCAATCCTTACGCTTACATATTACCGGAGCGCTTGCCGCAGCGCAGCGCGATCGAGTCTACGCCCGGCATCAAGGTGGTGGCGCCGCGACTGGCGGTAACCGGACTCATTAGCCACGGTGAGACGACAGTATCGTTTGTGGCGGATGGCGTCGATCCGCGTAAGGAGGCGCAGCTGAGTAAGGCGTTTCGCATCATGGATGGTCACGATCTTTCCAGTCTGGCTGCCGGGGAGGTAATACTGGGGCATGGCTTGGCGCGCAATCTCGGTGTGAGCCAGGGTGCCACCATAGCACTTCTGGCAACCACTTCGGGGGGGGGCATCAACGCCGTCGAGGCGAAAGTCGCCGGGATATTTACCACCGCCAATCAAGCCTACGACGATGCCGCCCTGCGTCTGCCCCTCGGCTTGGCGCAGTCACTGCTGCGCGTTGACGGTGCCCACGCCTGGCTGGTGCTGCTGGAGGAAACCGAGCAAACGGATCATTTTCTGGAACAGTTCCGCGCCCGCTTCCCCACATCGGCGAATAAGCTGGAGTTCGTGCCCTGGTACCAGCAGGCAGATTTCTACAACAAGACGGTTGCGCTGTTTTCGCAGCAGATGAACGTGCTGCGACTGATTATTGGCTGCATTATCGTGCTCAGCATTTCCAATATGCTGGTGATGAATGTGCTCGAGCGTACCGGCGAGATCGGCACGCTGCTGGCCATCGGTTTCAAACGCAAAAAAATTCTTCGCCTGTTTGCCATTGAGGGGCTTTTGCTCGGGCTGGTCGGTGCATCGCTGGGGCTAGCCGTCGGGTATGGGCTGGCAGAATTGATCTCCGCGATCGGTATCCCCATGCCGCCGCCCCCCGGAATGACAGAGGGTTATACAGGCAAAATTCGGGTCACATTGAGCGTGGTGATGAATGCGTTTCTGATCGCGTTCATCACCACCGCGCTGGCGGGTTTGTATCCGGCATGGAAAGCCTCGCGCCTGCAAATCATCAACGCGTTGCGTCACAACATCTGA
- a CDS encoding glycosyltransferase — MQTRNKPVILLVAEAVTLAHFARIATLAKALDPSAYEIVVASDPRYADLEKPFGGAFHPIRSIPSAEFAHALAQGKPLYDVETLTRYVEDDLALINHVKPDLIVGDFRLSLAVSAPLAGIPYAAVVNAYWSPYADIAYPVPDLPMTRILGVRLAQKLFNAVRPIAFALHARPLNQLRRRYELPTLGHDLRTAYTWGDYTLYADVPELVPTRPLPANHRHLGPPLWSACAPLPDWWGRLPTDKPVVLLTLGSSGRADLLPMALSALSELQITVIAATAGKIDLPDVPANAFVADYLPLDIAARRASLVICNGGSLTTYQALASGAPILGICSNMDQLLNMSAIERLGAGLSLRAARVRPAQLKEAVRVLLETPAYAQAAGQAGERFRQVDAGQRFRAFVSEILG; from the coding sequence ATGCAAACCCGAAACAAGCCGGTCATCCTTCTGGTTGCCGAAGCAGTCACGCTGGCCCATTTCGCGCGGATTGCAACACTGGCGAAGGCGCTCGACCCGTCTGCGTATGAAATCGTTGTTGCCTCCGATCCCCGCTACGCCGACCTGGAAAAGCCTTTTGGCGGTGCGTTTCATCCCATTCGATCCATCCCCTCCGCCGAATTCGCGCATGCCCTCGCCCAGGGCAAGCCGCTGTACGATGTTGAGACGCTCACCCGCTATGTCGAAGACGATCTCGCACTGATTAACCACGTCAAGCCTGACCTCATTGTCGGCGACTTCCGCTTGTCGCTGGCGGTCAGCGCGCCCCTTGCGGGGATTCCCTATGCCGCCGTGGTCAATGCCTACTGGAGTCCCTATGCCGACATCGCCTATCCTGTGCCCGATTTGCCTATGACCCGTATTCTGGGCGTCCGTCTGGCGCAAAAGCTGTTCAATGCGGTAAGACCCATCGCCTTCGCCCTGCACGCCCGCCCGCTCAATCAGCTGCGCCGGCGCTACGAGCTACCTACTCTGGGGCATGATTTGAGAACCGCCTATACCTGGGGCGATTACACCCTCTATGCCGATGTGCCCGAATTGGTGCCCACGCGGCCGTTGCCCGCCAACCACCGCCACCTTGGCCCGCCGCTCTGGTCCGCCTGCGCGCCCCTGCCGGACTGGTGGGGCCGCCTGCCGACAGACAAACCCGTGGTATTGCTGACCTTGGGCAGCTCGGGCCGGGCCGACTTGTTGCCGATGGCCTTATCCGCCTTGTCTGAACTGCAGATCACCGTGATAGCCGCCACCGCAGGCAAAATTGACCTGCCAGACGTACCCGCCAATGCCTTCGTGGCCGACTACCTGCCGCTGGATATCGCGGCTCGGCGCGCAAGCCTGGTCATCTGCAATGGCGGTAGCCTGACCACCTACCAGGCCCTGGCCTCTGGGGCGCCCATCCTCGGAATTTGCTCTAATATGGATCAACTGTTGAACATGAGCGCCATCGAACGCCTGGGTGCAGGCCTATCCCTGCGGGCAGCACGTGTCCGCCCCGCCCAACTGAAAGAAGCCGTCCGTGTCCTGCTTGAAACCCCCGCCTACGCCCAGGCGGCCGGGCAGGCGGGCGAGCGGTTCAGGCAAGTGGATGCCGGGCAACGCTTTCGGGCATTCGTTTCGGAAATTTTGGGTTAG
- a CDS encoding acyltransferase — MRKITPPQITLFFLLFGSILVFGIATAYGLLGALPLGDFRGVSVVGGAVVFIYLYAFAVYRLFLRLMPLKEGELAEGTREEFAAQVNSLFYLMIFNSLIRTHFLPAPLMRLVYQALGSRMGENTYSVGAILDPPLTEFGANCIIGHDAVLFCHAIEGRHFALSRIRVGDNVTIGATAVIMPGVSIGDGAIVSAGAVVLKDTQIGPNEVWGGVPAKRLR, encoded by the coding sequence ATGCGTAAAATTACCCCACCACAAATCACGCTGTTTTTTTTGCTATTCGGCAGCATTCTAGTGTTTGGCATCGCCACCGCCTACGGACTGCTGGGCGCATTGCCGCTGGGCGATTTTCGCGGCGTCAGCGTGGTGGGGGGCGCAGTCGTGTTCATTTACCTCTACGCCTTTGCCGTGTACCGGCTGTTTCTGCGCCTCATGCCGCTCAAAGAGGGTGAACTGGCCGAGGGTACGCGGGAGGAATTCGCAGCCCAGGTCAACAGCCTATTCTACCTGATGATTTTCAACAGCCTGATTCGCACCCACTTCCTGCCGGCGCCGCTGATGCGGCTGGTGTATCAGGCGCTGGGGTCGCGCATGGGCGAAAACACTTACAGTGTTGGCGCTATCCTCGACCCGCCGCTCACCGAGTTCGGAGCCAACTGCATCATCGGCCATGATGCCGTGCTGTTTTGTCACGCCATCGAGGGCCGGCACTTCGCGCTTTCCCGCATCCGGGTCGGTGACAATGTCACCATCGGCGCCACCGCCGTCATCATGCCCGGCGTCAGCATCGGCGATGGCGCCATTGTCTCGGCGGGCGCCGTGGTACTCAAAGACACCCAGATCGGCCCGAATGAAGTCTGGGGCGGCGTGCCGGCAAAGCGCCTCAGATAG
- a CDS encoding PEP-CTERM sorting domain-containing protein produces the protein MNIKQSVLAAAVTAALAMGVAGQATASVYAGSSLNLQGLSVVITDGGLPAPQPVTSFQFTATNTATLNGVSAIVGTGGNGLLSGNCGGTISSNNCGTAPVLDPGAANVGAPIRGNNDFSLWGVSANQYSNSDSVIYQAELTNFLPTHIQQIAESELQGNGSANSNAEITSNTGFTMTFTLAGSGGLKLDFEADPYLRTVINDLLFNNGNAQANINASFSLTSLSGDSVTWSPQGTAANDCSVDAGLAGVTCTEDAVGGDTQDLNRNLSVSANPNDVAHSLGAGFTDFGINILGLSSGTYTLAFNALTSNSIRRVPEPGMLALLGIGLLGMVAAGRRKLRG, from the coding sequence ATGAATATCAAACAATCGGTTCTAGCGGCAGCCGTAACGGCCGCACTAGCGATGGGAGTAGCTGGTCAAGCTACGGCGAGCGTGTATGCTGGCTCCAGTCTGAACTTGCAGGGCCTTTCAGTCGTAATCACTGATGGTGGCTTACCTGCCCCACAACCCGTTACCAGCTTCCAGTTCACGGCCACCAATACCGCGACTCTCAATGGCGTGAGCGCCATCGTCGGAACCGGCGGCAATGGTTTGCTTAGCGGCAACTGCGGAGGAACCATCTCCAGCAATAACTGCGGCACCGCACCAGTTCTTGACCCCGGCGCGGCGAATGTTGGCGCACCTATCCGTGGCAACAATGATTTTTCCCTGTGGGGTGTGAGTGCTAACCAGTATTCCAATTCGGATTCCGTGATTTATCAGGCGGAACTTACCAATTTTCTCCCTACTCATATCCAGCAAATTGCTGAATCCGAACTCCAGGGCAATGGTTCCGCAAACTCAAACGCTGAAATTACGTCAAATACTGGCTTCACCATGACGTTTACTCTTGCTGGGTCGGGTGGCTTGAAACTTGATTTTGAGGCCGATCCCTACCTGAGAACGGTAATCAATGATCTACTCTTCAATAATGGCAATGCGCAGGCCAATATCAATGCTAGCTTCAGTCTGACCAGCCTCAGTGGCGATTCGGTCACATGGTCACCGCAGGGGACAGCAGCAAACGACTGCTCGGTTGACGCAGGGCTGGCGGGTGTCACGTGTACAGAGGATGCAGTAGGTGGTGACACTCAGGACTTGAATCGTAATTTGAGTGTTTCCGCCAATCCTAATGACGTAGCTCATAGTCTGGGCGCTGGCTTTACTGATTTTGGCATAAACATTCTTGGCTTGAGCAGTGGCACATATACGCTGGCCTTTAACGCTTTGACGTCAAATTCTATCCGCCGTGTTCCTGAGCCTGGCATGTTGGCGCTCTTGGGCATCGGCCTGCTTGGCATGGTAGCCGCAGGTCGCCGGAAGCTGCGTGGGTAA
- a CDS encoding IS66 family transposase, protein MQQLDEKSNKVQQLSDQLSLRDQQLKHADLKIQALTFELAYYKRIRFANKSEQFSLEQRELFEESWNTDTSALEAEVEQLASTQQPKRERAGRQPLPNHLPRIEHRHEPEGCTCGQCGKDLAKIGEDISEQLDVEPARFFVHRHIRPQYACRACETVSAAPIPPAVIDGGMAAPGLLTWVMVSKFMDHLPLYRLEQIAARSGVTLSRSTLAEWVGRIGVALQPLADRLAEILRQRTVLHADETPVQQLDPGRGKTLRAFLWAYRSCDLEQGDPLVLFDYQADRRGKHARNFLQGWKGALMVDDYAGYKGLFAHAVVELACLAHARRKFYDLHAAHQSPIAAEALKRIAGLYAIEDQGKTLGIEDRHALRQQHAKPKLDEFHAWLQRTRLTTATGSGTAKAIDYSLKRWDAIKRYLGDGRYPIDNNPVENAIRPIALGKKNWLFTGSERAGRRAAAIQSLFATAKLNGIEPAAWLKDTLEKLPTWPNSRIDELLPLRSVQASD, encoded by the coding sequence ATGCAGCAGCTCGACGAAAAGAGTAACAAAGTACAACAGTTAAGCGATCAACTGTCACTGCGCGACCAGCAGCTCAAACACGCCGACCTCAAAATCCAGGCCCTGACCTTCGAACTCGCCTACTACAAGCGCATTCGCTTTGCCAACAAGAGCGAACAATTCTCCTTGGAGCAGCGCGAGTTGTTCGAGGAAAGCTGGAATACCGACACCAGTGCGCTGGAAGCCGAAGTGGAACAGCTGGCATCTACCCAGCAACCCAAGCGCGAACGCGCCGGTCGCCAGCCGTTGCCGAATCATCTCCCGCGTATCGAGCACCGGCATGAACCTGAGGGTTGCACCTGCGGCCAGTGCGGCAAGGATCTGGCCAAGATCGGCGAAGACATCAGCGAGCAACTGGATGTCGAGCCCGCCCGCTTCTTCGTGCATCGCCACATTCGTCCGCAGTATGCTTGCCGTGCTTGTGAGACCGTCAGTGCGGCGCCGATTCCGCCGGCGGTCATCGACGGCGGCATGGCGGCGCCGGGCTTGCTCACCTGGGTGATGGTCAGCAAATTCATGGATCACCTGCCTCTCTACCGGCTGGAGCAGATCGCGGCCCGCAGTGGGGTTACCCTGTCACGCTCCACCTTGGCCGAATGGGTAGGTCGCATTGGCGTGGCACTCCAGCCGCTGGCCGACCGGCTGGCTGAGATACTCCGCCAGCGCACCGTCTTGCACGCCGACGAGACCCCGGTGCAGCAACTCGACCCCGGACGGGGAAAAACGCTACGCGCCTTCCTCTGGGCCTACCGAAGTTGCGATCTCGAACAGGGAGACCCCCTCGTCCTCTTCGACTACCAGGCCGACCGGCGCGGCAAACATGCCAGGAACTTCCTGCAAGGCTGGAAGGGTGCCCTTATGGTCGATGATTATGCCGGCTACAAAGGCCTGTTCGCCCACGCCGTGGTGGAACTGGCGTGCCTGGCCCATGCGCGGCGGAAATTCTACGATCTGCATGCCGCCCATCAGAGCCCGATTGCGGCCGAGGCATTGAAGCGCATTGCCGGACTCTACGCCATCGAAGATCAGGGCAAGACCCTGGGCATCGAAGATCGTCATGCATTACGCCAGCAACACGCCAAGCCGAAGCTGGACGAATTCCATGCCTGGCTCCAGCGCACACGGCTCACCACCGCCACGGGTAGCGGCACCGCCAAGGCCATCGACTACAGCCTCAAACGCTGGGATGCAATCAAGCGCTACCTCGGGGATGGCCGTTACCCCATCGATAACAACCCGGTGGAAAATGCTATCCGTCCTATTGCGCTTGGTAAAAAGAATTGGCTGTTCACCGGCAGTGAACGCGCGGGCCGCCGCGCCGCCGCCATCCAGAGCCTGTTCGCAACGGCGAAACTCAACGGCATCGAGCCGGCGGCCTGGCTGAAGGATACGCTGGAGAAACTGCCGACCTGGCCTAACAGCCGCATTGATGAGCTGCTGCCATTGCGGTCTGTACAGGCATCAGACTGA